In the genome of Dryobates pubescens isolate bDryPub1 chromosome 18, bDryPub1.pri, whole genome shotgun sequence, one region contains:
- the LOC104296351 gene encoding gap junction alpha-3 protein: MPARSGDGVGLQQVTGGDGWRVAVLQSTAARAMGDWSLLGRLLEHAQEHSTVVGKVWLTVLFVFRILVLGAAAERVWADELSGFSCDTQQPGCQHACYDSTFPISHLRFWVLQIIFVSTPSLMYLGHILHLVHLEEKAQQQVAAWSSNRARRVRPRQPHLPAGGLQRQVCMRGVILRTYVCNVVFKALFEVGFIVGQYILYGFQLKPLYTCSRWPCPNTVNCYISRPTEKTIFILFMLGVACVSLLLNLVEIYYLGLTKCWQGPGSKSCILPRAGGPVGPRALVTLPGSSSPVAAGKPSYGLAPLGKAGARLGAASGCHGKVRAADLAV; this comes from the coding sequence ATGCCCGCCCGGTCAGGGGATGGGGTTGGTTTGCAGCAGGTCACGGGCGGCGATGGCTGGAGGGTGGCTGTCTTACAGAGCACTGCGGCGCGGGCCATGGGGGACTGGAGCCTGCTGGGGCGgctgctggagcatgcccaggAGCACTCCACAGTGGTGGGGAAGGTCTGGCTCACCGTCCTCTTCGTCTTCCGCatcctggtgctgggggcagcggCGGAGCGGGTCTGGGCCGATGAGCTGTCTGGCTTCTCCTGCgacacacagcagcctggctgccagcacgcCTGCTATGACAGCACCTTCCCCATCTCCCACCTCCGCTTCTGGGTCCTGCAGATCATCTTTGTCTCTACCCCCAGCCTCATGTACCTGGGCCACATCCTGCACCTGGTGCATCTGGAGGAGAAGGCGCAGCAGCAAGTGGCAGCATGGAGCAGCAACAGGGCCAGGCGGGTgcgccccaggcagccccatcTGCCTGCAGGAGGCCTGCAGAGACAGGTCTGCATGAGGGGGGTCATCCTGAGGACCTACGTCTGCAACGTCGTCTTCAAGGCTCTCTTTGAAGTGGGCTTCATTGTGGGCCAGTATATCTTATATGGGTTCCAGCTGAAGCCCCTTTACACCTGCAGCCGCTGGCCCTGCCCCAACACAGTCAACTGCTACATCTCCAGGCCCACTGAGAAGACCATCTTCATCCTCTTCATGCTGGGAGTGGCCtgtgtgtccctgctgctcaACCTGGTAGAGATCTACTACCTAGGTCTTACCAAGTGCTGGCAAGGGCCAGGGTCCAAGTCTTGcatcctgcccagagctggtggTCCTGTGGGGCCCCGTGCCCTTGTCACCCTGCCTGGCAGTAGCAGCCCTGTGGCCGCTGGCAAACCCTCTTACGGCCTGGCACCCCTGGGGAAGGCAGGTGCCCGCCTGGGAGCAGCCAGTGGGTGCCATGGGAAGGTGCGAGCAGCAGACCTGGCAGTGTGA
- the GJB1 gene encoding gap junction beta-1 protein has protein sequence MNWAGLYTVLSGVNRHSTSIGRIWLSVIFIFRIMVLVVAAESVWGDEKSAFTCNTQQPGCNSVCYDHFFPISHVRLWALQLILVTTPALLVAMHVAYQQHQEKKLLVLTGHADPKHMEEVKKHKMRISGSLWWTYVCSVVFRLLFEAVFMYIFYMLYPGYQMVRLVKCEAYPCPNTVDCFISRPTEKTIFTVFMLVTSSICIVLNMAELVYLVVRACARRGQHNSNPSSGKGSFYGHKLSSEYKQNEINQLLTEQDGSLKDMLRRNPVLQEKGDRCSAC, from the coding sequence ATGAACTGGGCCGGCCTCTACACAGTGCTGAGTGGGGTGAACCGCCACTCCACCTCCATCGGGCGCATCTGGCTCTCTGTCATCTTCATCTTCCGGATaatggtgctggtggtggcagcTGAGAGCGTCTGGGGGGACGAGAAGTCTGCCTTCACCTGCaacacccagcagcctggctgcaacaGCGTCTGCTATGACCACTTCTTCCCTATCTCTCACGTTCGTCTGTGGGCCCTGCAGCTCATCCTTGTCACCACGCCTGCCCTCCTTGTGGCCATGCATGTGGCttaccagcagcaccaggagaagaagctgctggtgctgacgGGGCACGCGGATCCCAAGCACATGGAGGAAGTGAAGAAGCACAAGATGCGCATCTCGGGGTCGCTGTGGTGGACGTACGTCTGCAGCGTGgtcttcaggctgctcttcgAGGCTGTGTTCATGTACATCTTCTACATGCTCTACCCAGGCTACCAGATGGTGCGGCTGGTCAAATGCGAGGCCTACCCCTGCCCCAACACCGTCGACTGCTTCATCTCGCGGCCCACCGAGAAGACCATCTTCACCGTGTTCATGCTGGTCACCTCCAGCATCTGCATCGTCCTCAACATGGCCGAGCTGGTCTACCTGGTGGTGCGGGCCTGTGCCCGCCGGGGCCAGCACAACTCCAACCCCTCCTCAGGGAAGGGCTCATTCTATGGGCACAAGCTCTCCTCTGAGTACAAGCAGAACGAGATCAACCAGctgctgacagagcaggatggcTCCCTCAAGGACATGCTGCGCCGCAACCCcgtgctgcaggagaagggtgACCGCTGCTCTGCCTGCTAG